In the genome of Cydia strobilella chromosome Z, ilCydStro3.1, whole genome shotgun sequence, one region contains:
- the LOC134754536 gene encoding cytochrome b-c1 complex subunit 1, mitochondrial-like, giving the protein MATTDNGVRVCTEQTCSPLACVSLFIQTGPRYENPEYNGINHFIEHMAFKGSPCMSKSSIENFTYASGSRLDARTTQEFQRFTITCTPEWVQTATLLLCGIVNQLEMDECEVQREKDNMCLELQDGDRNFKTIVFENLIQSAFQGTSLGQKVIGSSTNIARFDGCMAQTYVCSHYQPWRLVFASSAPVQNGFILAKVCNMLNSMPTTCQNSDRGGCRYTASSVMYRDDSKEFLHVAVAFEAPGFLSEDYLSMRILKNVIGSWSKSTSVIGAWPELAMRCVDTELCNSFESFYITFGDVGLWGVYFVCGKMDSEDFLHNWQNVLKSMCCSLRNSDALRAKRATKLEMSKERAGAYNSSVSMGKEILYRDMRPSLKDYGRAVDILETHELQELAYKIIYNAQPVISAAGPTEGIPDYNRLAASQYWIRW; this is encoded by the coding sequence ATGGCGACAACAGACAATGGGGTTAGAGTATGTACTGAGCAGACGTGTTCTCCTCTCGCCTGCGTTTCCCTCTTCATCCAGACAGGCCCGCGATACGAGAATCCTGAATACAATGGAATAAACCACTTCATAGAACACATGGCTTTCAAAGGTTCACCGTGCATGTCCAAATCCTCCATAGAAAACTTCACCTACGCTTCCGGCTCGCGCCTCGACGCACGAACTACACAGGAGTTTCAAAGATTCACCATCACATGCACTCCCGAGTGGGTCCAGACTGCAACTCTCCTTCTCTGCGGAATTGTCAACCAATTGGAAATGGACGAGTGCGAGGTCCAACGCGAAAAAGATAATATGTGCCTAGAGCTGCAAGACGGAGACAGGAACTTCAAAACAATAGTTTTTGAGAACTTGATTCAGTCAGCGTTTCAAGGTACGAGTCTAGGTCAGAAGGTGATCGGGTCGTCGACGAATATAGCCCGATTTGACGGCTGCATGGCTCAGACATACGTGTGCTCTCACTACCAGCCTTGGAGACTGGTGTTCGCGAGCTCCGCTCCCGTTCAGAACGGGTTCATACTCGCCAAAGTGTGTAACATGCTAAACAGCATGCCCACGACCTGTCAGAACTCCGACCGCGGCGGCTGTAGATATACAGCCTCTTCTGTCATGTACCGTGACGATTCCAAAGAATTCCTCCATGTGGCGGTGGCTTTTGAAGCACCCGGCTTTTTAAGCGAGGATTACTTATCAATGCGAATACTTAAGAATGTAATTGGATCTTGGAGTAAGTCGACCTCTGTTATCGGGGCGTGGCCGGAGCTCGCGATGCGTTGCGTTGACACGGAACTCTGTAATAGCTTCGAGAGCTTCTACATAACTTTTGGTGATGTCGGTCTTTGGGGGGTTTACTTCGTGTGCGGGAAGATGGACTCGGAAGATTTCTTACACAATTGGCAGAATGTTTTGAAATCCATGTGTTGCTCGTTGAGAAATAGCGATGCCTTGCGCGCGAAGCGGGCGACGAAGTTGGAGATGTCTAAAGAGCGAGCAGGCGCTTACAATTCGAGCGTGTCTATGGGTAAAGAGATCTTGTATAGGGACATGCGGCCTTCGCTGAAGGATTACGGACGTGCCGTGGACATCTTGGAGACGCATGAGCTGCAGGAGTTAGCCTACAAGATAATCTACAACGCGCAGCCGGTGATATCGGCCGCTGGCCCCACGGAAGGTATTCCCGACTATAACAGGCTTGCTGCTAGTCAGTATTGGATTCGATGGTAA